One genomic segment of Microbacterium sp. ProA8 includes these proteins:
- the hemC gene encoding hydroxymethylbilane synthase encodes MSASSRSALRIGTRGSTLALAQTGMVADDLADATGVTTELVTITTEGDRSKEPLSRAGGTGLFTGALRDALLAGQCDVIVHSLKDLPTAPHDQLVIAAIPAREDPRDALCARDGLTLATLPAGARVGTGSPRRMAQLRARRPDLEVVDIRGNVDTRLGKVTSGELDAVILAAAGLRRIGRTDVVTDYLDADSWPTAPGQGALAIEVRRGEEDLVRALDHAETRAAVEAEREVLALLEAGCSAPVGARAVVDAGLLLLSARVYSLDGATALTSSHATTWPEDEGDPPREVAASVARELLDAGAAGLTGERP; translated from the coding sequence GACCGGCATGGTGGCGGACGACCTCGCCGACGCGACCGGCGTCACCACGGAACTCGTCACGATCACCACCGAAGGCGACCGCTCGAAGGAGCCGCTGTCCCGCGCCGGCGGCACGGGCCTCTTCACGGGTGCGCTGCGCGACGCACTGCTCGCGGGCCAGTGCGACGTCATCGTCCACTCGCTCAAAGACCTGCCGACGGCGCCGCACGACCAGCTCGTCATCGCCGCGATCCCGGCACGGGAAGACCCCCGCGACGCGCTCTGCGCGCGCGACGGACTCACGCTCGCCACCCTCCCCGCCGGCGCGCGCGTGGGCACCGGCTCACCCCGGCGCATGGCGCAGCTGCGCGCCCGCCGCCCCGATCTCGAGGTCGTCGACATCCGCGGCAACGTCGACACGCGGCTCGGCAAGGTCACGAGCGGGGAGTTGGATGCCGTCATCCTCGCCGCCGCCGGGCTCCGCCGCATCGGACGCACCGACGTCGTCACCGACTACCTCGACGCCGACTCCTGGCCGACGGCACCGGGCCAGGGCGCCCTCGCGATAGAGGTGCGCCGCGGCGAGGAGGATCTCGTCCGCGCCCTCGACCATGCCGAGACGCGCGCCGCCGTGGAGGCCGAGCGCGAAGTACTCGCCCTTCTCGAGGCCGGCTGCTCGGCACCCGTGGGCGCACGCGCCGTCGTGGACGCGGGACTCCTCCTGCTGTCGGCGCGCGTCTACAGCCTGGACGGCGCGACGGCTCTCACCTCGTCCCACGCCACCACGTGGCCCGAAGACGAGGGCGACCCGCCGCGCGAGGTCGCGGCATCCGTCGCCCGTGAACTGCTCGACGCCGGCGCCGCCGGCCTGACGGGAGAACGCCCGTGA